GAGAGAAGCTGCCAGATGTACCAAAAGAAGATATGATTCCAGAAGTTGCAGAACTGGATGAATTAGAGACATTCATCGGCTCAAAAAAAACAAAATTTGGTTGTGGACAGCAGTAAATCACTTTACTCAAGGTATTTTAGCTTGGGTTTTAGGAGACCATAGTTCTGAAACTTTTAAGCCACTTTGGGAAATTGTTGAACAGTGGAAAAGCTATTTTTATGTGACCGATGGCTGGAAGGTTTACCCAAGTTTTATCCCCGATGGAGACCAAATTGTGAGTAAAACATATATGACACGGGTGGAAAATGAAAATACTCGGTTACGTCATTATCTTGCACGCCTTCACCGCAAAACTTTATGCTATTCCAAATCAGAAGAAATGCTGAGATACTCGATTAAATTATTACTTCATTATTTAAAGTATAAAATTATACCAACATAAATTAATTCATCCCTTCATTCAGCAATGCCGATTTAGGATAGCGAAAAAAGGGCGTTCTCTTTTAGTATGACTATTCCCACATCCTTTGAACAGAATAAGCATCGAATTTTTTATCCCTGCTAATAATAATTAAGGAGTGATTGATAGCCTGTGCAATCAACATTCTGTCAAATGGATCGCCATGATGTAGCGGGAGATTCCGAACTTGAACTGTATCGGCAAAAGATATCGGAAGTATGAGAATATCTGAAGCGTCGATCGCAGAACCTATCGTTTCATAGCTCCGTTGAAGCGATAATTTACCAAGGTTCAACTTGATGGCAATTTCCCAAAGACTAGCGATACTGAGATAAACGGTATCTGCCGTATTGATCGATCTCCTGAGATTATCTGGAAGGCTGGAGTTATTTTCAGTTAGCCAGATAAAAGCATGAGTATCTAAAAGGAAACCACTCATTCCATATATTCCTTAAAAACTTCGAGAGGTTCATCAAAGTCATCAGGTAAAGGTAAAACAAAAGTCCCTTCTAAGATGCCAGAACGACGCTTTTTTTGTTGTAAACTTTCTTGAGCAACAGTTTTTGAATAATTCTCAACTAAATATTTTGCATAATGCAAGAGTTCTTGTTTAAGTGGCTCTGGCATTTGATTTAGTGTTTGTAAAATTTCTGCATCAATAGCCATGATTTCTCCTGATAGGTTCTCCTACTTGTAATTTTAGGGAAATTTCTAGAAGGGATTTTATTTTTCGGTGTCTTCGGTTTCAAACTGCTTACCAGTCCACTCCAATCGGGTTGTTAGCTTGCTTCTTCCTACTATAGTTCATGTTGCTTTAAACCCATAGCCAAAGCCAGAGGATCTGATATATCAGCCCAGTTAAAGTTGTGGAACATTCTTGAGCCAGAATTTTCTGAGTTCTGATTGAATCTCTAGTGGCTTATTGTCCATTGTCTATTGGTTCACAACTGCTATTTCAGTGTAGGCGATTACTAAATTAAGCTGGTTATCTAAATTACTATTTTACTAAAAAACTTAATTTCCTTATTTAGAGTCTTAAACGGAATTTTTCTGTACAACACCTGATGGAACAACGCCTAAAGAAACTACTCAAACAAGTACCAGATGTTATCCGACTTAAGCATTATTCTTACCAAACAGAAAAACGTTGGCTAGTCCACGAACGTTTTTATAAATTACGAATTATTTAGATTTTCCGCAATAATTCCCGAATGACGATCGCACAATCAGGGAAAGCTAAAGGTGAAATTGTCACATCCTCTGCAAGTATGCTCTCACTGTGATATCCGTCTGGACTAGGAAGACGATACATATACAACTTGCGTCCATTGACATCTAAAATCCAGTACTCAATAATACCTGACTTAGAGTATGCGATCGCTTTTACTTCTCGATCGTATTTGAGACTGGAATCAGCTATTTCAATCAGTAAAAACACTTCGGAAGCATTGGGATGGTGATCATCGTAATCTAATGGATTCAGCTTCACCACTGAAATATCTGGTTCTGGTTCCGAGTAATCGTCAAGTTGTACTGGTGACTGGATTCTTAATAAAACTTTGTCACCCAAACGTTGACGTAATAACCTTTCTGTGCGGGTAATTGCTGATTCGTGAGCAGTACCTTTTGCTGACATTCTGATAATTTGTCCCGCGATTAATTCTAAGCGTTCTTCAGGATGAAAAATCCCCATTTCCGCCATTTGGTGATATTCTTGAATACTAATTAGGCGAATATTGGTCAGCATAAGATTCACGTTACTGTCCTAACATTTTATCCCGCAGATGTTTAATGCGATCGCGGAAGCTTGTCATTAACGGCTCAAATCAGCGACGACAAGCAACCTCGAATTCAGCATCAGCGCTTTGTTGTGTTGTTGTTTGTCAGCCTACAATGAGTTG
This Nostoc sp. C052 DNA region includes the following protein-coding sequences:
- a CDS encoding IS1 family transposase (programmed frameshift) → MQCPYCGSTEIRKNGKRKGKQNHICTHCNRQFIDVYDQPKGYSEELKQECLKIYLNGMGFRGIERVKGVHHTTIIYWVKQLGEKLPDVPKEDMIPEVAELDELETFIGSKKTKFWLWTAVNHFTQGILAWVLGDHSSETFKPLWEIVEQWKSYFYVTDGWKVYPSFIPDGDQIVSKTYMTRVENENTRLRHYLARLHRKTLCYSKSEEMLRYSIKLLLHYLKYKIIPT
- a CDS encoding type II toxin-antitoxin system VapC family toxin; the protein is MSGFLLDTHAFIWLTENNSSLPDNLRRSINTADTVYLSIASLWEIAIKLNLGKLSLQRSYETIGSAIDASDILILPISFADTVQVRNLPLHHGDPFDRMLIAQAINHSLIIISRDKKFDAYSVQRMWE
- a CDS encoding DUF2281 domain-containing protein, translated to MAIDAEILQTLNQMPEPLKQELLHYAKYLVENYSKTVAQESLQQKKRRSGILEGTFVLPLPDDFDEPLEVFKEYME
- a CDS encoding Uma2 family endonuclease, with amino-acid sequence MLTNIRLISIQEYHQMAEMGIFHPEERLELIAGQIIRMSAKGTAHESAITRTERLLRQRLGDKVLLRIQSPVQLDDYSEPEPDISVVKLNPLDYDDHHPNASEVFLLIEIADSSLKYDREVKAIAYSKSGIIEYWILDVNGRKLYMYRLPSPDGYHSESILAEDVTISPLAFPDCAIVIRELLRKI